Below is a window of Caballeronia insecticola DNA.
GGTGGCGACGCTCGTCGAGCTGTCGCTCGATGCGTGGTCCGCACCGGCGCATGAAACCGAACTTCGCACGTATTCAGCGAACCGACCCGACACCTCAACACGATGACCACCGAAGACATCCGTATCGACTCCGCCAACGGCATCGGCTTCATTGCGCTCGATCGTCCGAAGGCACTCAACGCGTTGACCGCGCCAATGCTGCGCGCGATCAGCGAGGCATTGCGCGCATGGCGCCACGACCACGCGATCCGCGCGGTCGTCGTCTACAGTCCGCACGTGCGCGCGTTTTGCGCGGGCGGCGACATCCGCTTCCTGTACGAATCGGCGAAGGCGGGCGAGCGCGAGGCCATCGACGCGTTCTTCACCGACGAATACAAGCTCAATCACGCGATCTTCACGTTTCCGAAGCCGTATATCGCCGTGGTGAACGGCGTCGTGATGGGCGGCGGCATGGGCATCTCGCAGGGCGCGCATCACACGGGCGGGCTGCGTATCGTCACGCAATCGACCAAGATGGCGATGCCCGAGACGCGCATCGGACTGTTTCCCGATGTCGGCGTGAGCTGGTTTTTGGCGCGCGCGCCGGGCGCGATCGGCCGCTATCTCGCGGCGACGGGCGCGAGCATGGCCGCCGCGGACGCGCTCTATGCCCGCATGGCCGACGCCTTTCTCGACGACGGCGCGTTGCCGGGGCTGATCGAATCGTTGCGGCATCATCGTTTTCTCGATGGCGTGGAGATTGTGCGTTTCGTGCAGGGCGAGACGACGAAGCACAAGGTCGCGCCGATCCCGGAGAGGAGCGAGCTTGCGGCGGGGCGCACGATGATCGACAAGCACTTCGCGACGGGCAACGGCGCGGCGATTCTCGCGTCGCTCGAACGCGAGGCGGAGGGCGGCAACGAGTGGGCGAAGCATACGGCCGCGGAACTGCGCGAGCGTTCGCCGCTTTCGGTGGATGTGGCGCTGCAGCAAGTCGATCGCGCGAAGTTTTCGACGATGGCCGAAACGCTGCGCCGCGATCTCGACCTGACGCGCACGATGTTCGAGCGCGGCGACGTGCTGGAGGGCATCCGCGCGCGCATCGTCGATAAGGACAATCAGCCGCAATGGAAGGTCGCGCGGGCCGAAGACGTCAATGCCGCCGAAATCGATCGCATGTTCGAAAGCGCGTGGACCGCGGCGGCGCATCCGCTGCGGCTTTTGAAGGACTGAAAAACGAAGCGGCCCGTCTGGGCCGCTTTTGCTTCGGACACCGACGCCGCGCTGAATTAGTCGCGGATCAGCGTCTTATTCGCGTGATGCGCTGCCGGCCATGAAGGCGCGCATGAAGACGAGCGCGCCCCAGCCCCAGATCGCGTTGGCAATGAAGTTGGGCGCGAGGCGCGGCAGCATGTTGCCGCTCGGCCAGATGCCGCGGGCCGGATCGATCACGAACGCGCTTACCGCCGTCAGCACGATGCCGCCGAATACGAGTGCGCCGATCCACGGCGCGCTATGGTCCGGCGCGACGCGCAGCAGCCATGCCATCAGCACGCCGAAAACCGAACTCCAGAGCGCATTGGCAATGAATTCCGGGATGCCGAGCGGCAGAAACGGTGCGGTGGAAAAGCCGGCCGGATCGACGAGACCTGCTGCATGCAGAAGCGCCAGGGTCGATTCGCGAAAGAACAGGGCGGCGAGGAAACCGGAAACGAACGGCAGAATGACTTTTTGCATTGGCTAGACCGCTTGAGGCCGCAGGCGCGGTTCTCTTCGATTATCAGGACGAGCGCCATTATAGTGGGGTGGCGGGCACCGATCTGCCGCACTGCGGTAAAATAGCGAGTTCGCCTTATATTCAAGCGGCTCGCGCAAAGCGGGCGCGCCGTCGCCCATGTCAGCCGTATCGAAGATCAGCCCCCGCCGCGTCTCAGTCGCACCGATGATGGACTGGACCGACCGCCATTGCCGCTCGCTGCACCGCCTCGTGTCGCGTCATGCCTGGCTCTACACCGAAATGGTGACGACAGGCGCGCTGCTCTACGGCGACGTCGCGCGTCATCTGGCATTCACGCCCGCCGAGGCGCCCGTTGCGCTGCAGTTAGGCGGCAGCGAGCCGCACGATCTCGCGAGGAGCGCGAAGCTCGGCGAGCAATGGGGTTACGACGAAATCAACCTGAATTGCGGCTGCCCGTCCGAGCGCGTGCAGCGCGGCGCGTTTGGCGCGTGCCTGATGAAGGAACCGCAACTCGTGGCGGATTGCGTGAAGGCGATGCGCGACGCGGTGTCGATTCCGGTGACGGTCAAGCACCGCATCGGCGTCGATGCGGTCGAGGACTACGAATTCGTGCGCGATTTCGTCGGCACGGTAGCCGATGCGGGTTGCGAAGTGTTCATCGTGCACGCGCGCAACGCGATCCTGAAGGGCCTGAGTCCGAAAGCAAACCGCGAGATTCCGCCGCTCAAATACGAATACGCGTACCGGCTGAAGCGCGACTTCCCGCATCTGGAGATTTCGATCAATGGCGGCATCAAGACGCTCGATGAAGTCGAAGAACACCTGAAGCACGTCGACGGCGTGATGCTCGGGCGCGAGGCTTATCACAATCCGTACGTGCTCGCGGGCGTCGATACGCGCTTCTACGGTGCCGATACGCCGATTCCCACGCGCGAGGATATCGAGGCGAAGCTCATCGACTACGCGCGCGCCGAGCTTGCGCGCGGCACCTATCTCGGCGCGGTGACGAGGCATGCGCTCGGGCTGTATCGCGGCGTCGCGGGCGCGCGTGGATGGCGTCGCGTATTGTCGGACAGCCGTCAGCTTGCAAAGGGCGATCTCACGATCTTCGACGAAGCGCGCAGCCATCTGCGCGAGGCCGTGGAAGCGATCGAGTCTTAAGGCATGCGTTTGAGCACGCGTTGCGGAAAAAGATGCTCAAAGGGACTAGGCAAGCGCAATCGTTGTTCGTATAATCTCGCTTCTTGATTGCAACGGCATTTTTTCGAGGCAATCAGGATCGCGGTAACAGTGGTGGCTGTAGCTCAGTTGGTAGAGTCCAGGATTGTGATTCCTGTCGTCGTGGGTTCGAGTCCCATCAGCCACCCCACCGAGAATTCATGCGAAAGCCCAGTCAATCCGACTGGGCTTTTTGCTTTTCGTCGCCTGCGCGTTCGACTTCGCTCGCCCACGCATCGGGCACGCGGCGTGCACATCGAAGCTCTCCCGCTCACGGAAGACCGATCATGAGCCGCCCACGTCTCGCGACAGCCTCCCTCCTGCTCGTTGCCGCCTTCGCTACGCAAGCCGCGCAGGCCCAAACCGCCCGTCCCAACGACAACGCATCGATGGTCAAGCCGCCGGGTGCCCCCGGCGCGCCGTCCGCGAGCGCCACGCGCCCCGACAACCCCGACAACATGCCGGTCAAGCGCCCGAATCCGCCGCAAAACAGCGATCGCATGCTGCATCACAGCCCCGCGAGCGACGCGATAGCCAATTAGCGCGAACCCTGTCAGGCCTGATAAGACCGCCCGCCGAAATCGCCCACCGCATCGACCCCACCGTGCTAGCATCGACGAACCCCCTCCCCACGACGACATTGGAGGCAGCGATGAGCACTTTGGCGATCGACGGCGTGCGCTGGGTCAACGACCGTGTGACGAACGTACGCTGGGGCAGTTTCGATCAGGCGACCAACGACTGGGCCGCGCCGACCACCATCGTGGACGTTCAGCAGGTCGTGGACGCCATCAAGAGCGGCAAGGAAGTGCGCACGCTCTTCACGCTCGGCGGCAGAACGTTCCTCGGCCCGAAAGTGAACGCGCTGCCTTACACGAACGGTCATATCGGCATCGAGGCGCGCGTGCAGGACGGGCAGATCGAAAAATCGCTCGAAGACCTGCCGCCGGTCTGAGCAGGGCAAAAAAGGCGTCGCGGAGAAAAAGCGTTGAATCGGGAACAGGCGCTGCGCTTCGAGGCCGACTTCGTGCCGCGCATCGTCGAGCGTGTGGTGCAGATGGTCGGCTCCGGCGTGCGCGTCGAAATCCTTTCCTATGAAAGTCCCCGCGTGCCGACACGCCTGCACGTGAGCGCCGCGCGTGCACCGCGAACGGACGACGACTCCCCGCGCGGCTATCCGCATCCGCTCAATGTGTTCCTCACGTGGGACGACGAAGAAATCGAACGCTTGCTGAATCCGGGCGGCGAGGCCCGTTTCCTGCGTTATCTCGATGCCATCGGCGTCAAACTCGACGCCTGGCAGGGCGCGCGCGAAGTCGATCTCGCAACGCGTTCGCAGGCGGAAGCATCGGTGCTGTTCGGCGGTCTCGATTTCGAAGCCTGAGCGCGGCGGCATGCAGCCGCCGATTCAATCTTTCCGCGCCCGTATCTGCGGACGAATGGCAGCGCCGGACGGACGCATCACCATGAACGAGGAGGTCGGTATGGCATCGTCGAATGAAGGCAATCTGCGTGCGTTCGTGCAAACCGCGGAACAGGCGGGCGGCTTCGTGTGGGTGATCACGCTCGTCGATTTTGCGGCGCGCGAGGTCAAGCGCGCGCTGGTCTCGGAGGAAAATTTCTCGACCGCCGACGCCGCCCGCGACGCCGGCAACGACTGCCTGAAAGGCATGTCGAACGACCGCTGACGGCGAGCTTGCTGCGCGCGGGCGCGGCTCGCGTGCAGGAGCTTATTTCGTCGCGATGACCATCGAATCCGGGCCGACCAGCGGCTCGACACGCGCCGTCGCGAAGCCCGCTTCCTTCATCCACGCGCAGCATTGCGCACCGGTGTAGTCGAAGCCGCCGGGCGTCTCGATCAGCATATTGAGGCTCATCAAAAGGCCGAACGCGTTGTGACGGCGATCGTCGTCGATGATCGCGTCGTACACAATCAGACAACCGCCCGGCGGCAGCGCCGCGTGGCACTTCGCGAGCAGCGCGCGTTTCTGCTCGAGGTTCCAGTCGTGCAGGATATGGCCCATCACCAGCACGTCCGCCGATGGAATCGGGTCCGCGAAAAAATCACCGGGATAAAACCGCAGCCGGTCCTGCAAGCCGTTCGCGGCGATGTAATCGTCGAAGATCGGCGCGACGACCGGCAGATCGAAACCGCCGCCTGTCAGATGCGGATGCGCCCGCGCCACCTGCACCGGCAGCGCGCCTTGCGCCGCGCCCAGATCGACGAACGTGCCGTATTCGTTCCACGGAAACTGTCGCGCAATGGCCTGCGCCGCGCCCATGCTCACGCCGCTCATCGCGTGAAGAAAGACGCGCAGCCGCGCCGGATCGCTGTAAAGCGTCTCGAAAAGATTGCCGCCATGCTTCGATTCGTTCTGCGGCAAGCCCGTGCGCAGCGCCTCCGTCAACGCGCCCCAAAACGGATAAAGCCGCGAGTTCGCCATCTCGAGCAATCCGCCGACATAAGAGGGCTTGTTGCGATCGAGAAAAATATCGACGTCGGGCGCGTTGGCGTAGCGGCCGTCTTCGCGTGTCAGCAGATTGAGCGCGACGAGCGTATCGAGAAAATCGGCCGCGCCGCGCGGATGCAGTTCAAGCGCCTGTGCAAGTTGCTCGGCCTGCATCGGGCCGTCGGCGAGTTGCGAGAACACGCCCAGTTCAACCGCCGACAGCAGCGCCTTCGATGCCCAGAACGCCATGCCCAGTTGCAGCAGCCGCTCCGGATTGGGCGGCGGATTTCTGTTGCCTTGCGCGTCCGGCATGATGCGCCTCCTGTCGAAACGACAACGAAAGTACGATGAAATCGCGGATAGGCGGGTGTGTAAGCAAGCGGGAAAGGACTGCGTAACTCTAGGAGCCGCTTGCACGCGGATCAAGGCGGAAGTGTTCGCCGCGACACCAAGCAGCAAACACGTTCGATGATTTCGAACGAGTGCGTCAGGCGCATCGCACGGCATCGCGTGAAGGTCCGCCCATAATGGCTTCACACTGATCAACGTTCACAAGGAGAACGGTCATGAATCGCTTCGAAGGCAAGACAGTTCTGGTCACCGGCGGCAACAGCGGCATCGGTCTCGCGACGGCGCAGGCATTCGCCGCCGAAGGCGCACGGGTCGTCATCACGGGTCGCGACGAGGCATCGCTTGCTGCGGCGCGCGAGACGCTGGGCGCGAACGCTATCGCCATTCGCAACGTGACAGGCACGGTGGCCGCGGCGCGCGAACTCGCGCAACGTCTGGCCGACGAGCACGTCCGGCTCGATGCCGTGTTCGTCAACGCGGGCATCGCCACGTTCGCGCCGTTCACCGACATCGACGAAAAGGCATGGGACGAAACCTTCGCGATCAACGTGAAGGGACCGTATTTCCAGATTCAGTCGCTCGCGCCGCTGCTCAACCAGGGTGCGTCGATCGTGCTGAACGGGTCGATCAATGCGCATATCGGTATGCCGATGTCGTCGGTCTACGCAGCCAGCAAGGCGGCGCTCGTGTCGCTCGCGAAGACGCTCAGCGCGGAATTGCTGCCGCGTGGCGCGCGCGTGAACGTGGTGAGTCCCGGCCCGATCGCGACGCCGCTGCACGAAAAGCTCGGTCTCGTCGATGACGCCGCCGCGCAATTGCAGAGCCAGATTCCGCTTGGCCGCTTCGGCAAGTCGAGCGAAGTCGCGGCGACGGTGCTGCATCTCGCGGCGCAGGAATCGGGCTTTATCGTCGGGACGGAAATCGTGATCGACGGCGGCATGAGCCAGCTTTAATTTTTACGGCATGACAGGTCCGGGCCGCAGGTGCGGCGCGGGCGCACCGAGGCTTTCATCATGAGTGACATCATTTCTTTCGTCGTGCGCCTGCCGAGCAAGCCCGAGCATCGCGAGGAACTCGAAACGCGCCTGCTCGACGTGCTCGAACGCATGTCGGACGAGCCGGATTTCATCAACACGTATGTGCACCGCGCGGCCGATGATCCGGACACGCTCGTGCTGTACGAGACGTGGGCGTGCCCGGCCGAGTACTTCCGCGCTAATCACTTGAGCCGGCCGTATCGGCAGGCTTACGAGGCGGAACTGCCGCGGATGCTGGCGCGGGAGCGAAGCATCGACTTTCTGGAGCCGATGCGCAGTTACGAGAAAACGCGCGCCTGATGATGATTCGCACGCGGCGCACATCAGCGATGATGCCCGCCGCCCAAGGCGTGCATGCCGCCGTGCGGCGCGACCGAATAGGGGTGTGCATAGGCGTGATATCCGCCGAAGCCTCCATGATGCAAGCCGCCGAAGTGCTCGTGCCCCATCCGGTGAAAATGATGAAAGTGATGGAAGCGGTCGACGAAGACGAAGCTCGTGCCGAAGCCCACGAAAATCGGCGGCCCCCAATACCACGGGTCGGGATACGGATAGGCGGCAATCGGATAGACGATCACGCTCGAATCGGCGTCGTCGCGGACGATTTGCCAGGTGCCGTCGGGTTGCAGGCAGGCGCGCGCGGCAACCGGTTGGCTGATGCCGTCGATGTCGGCTTGCTCGGGAATCGCGCGGCAATCGCCGATTGCGGCGAGCGGATCATCGTAGCCTTGCGCGAAGGCGGGCAAGGCAAGCGTCAGCACAAGCACAAGCAAAAGCGAGCACAAGCGAAGCGGGAATTCCATGATGCGGCCCTGCGAGAAGCGTCGTTCCTGAGTTCGTAACGCGCGAGACGGCCGCTTTATTCCTCGCCGCGAGTCGGTGCACAATCGCGCGAGACAAGACAACGGGTCATCGCGATGAGCGACAACGACGAACAGGACGACGTGCAGCGCTCGCGCAAGGCACGCTATCGCCGCTACGAGGCGCAAGGAGAAGCGTCGATCCGCGCGGATCTGGACGAAGCAGCCGAATCCGCCGAATCCGCCGATCCCGGCACCGATCCGGAAGCCGCCTACAAGCGCGCGTGGCTGCGCCGTCGCGAAGCGGGCCGCCAGGACGAGCAGTTCCGCGCCATGTTCGCCTCCGTCAGCTCGGCCAACGACGCCGCGCAGCTCGCGCGCGATTC
It encodes the following:
- a CDS encoding enoyl-CoA hydratase/isomerase family protein; this encodes MTTEDIRIDSANGIGFIALDRPKALNALTAPMLRAISEALRAWRHDHAIRAVVVYSPHVRAFCAGGDIRFLYESAKAGEREAIDAFFTDEYKLNHAIFTFPKPYIAVVNGVVMGGGMGISQGAHHTGGLRIVTQSTKMAMPETRIGLFPDVGVSWFLARAPGAIGRYLAATGASMAAADALYARMADAFLDDGALPGLIESLRHHRFLDGVEIVRFVQGETTKHKVAPIPERSELAAGRTMIDKHFATGNGAAILASLEREAEGGNEWAKHTAAELRERSPLSVDVALQQVDRAKFSTMAETLRRDLDLTRTMFERGDVLEGIRARIVDKDNQPQWKVARAEDVNAAEIDRMFESAWTAAAHPLRLLKD
- a CDS encoding methyltransferase, encoding MPDAQGNRNPPPNPERLLQLGMAFWASKALLSAVELGVFSQLADGPMQAEQLAQALELHPRGAADFLDTLVALNLLTREDGRYANAPDVDIFLDRNKPSYVGGLLEMANSRLYPFWGALTEALRTGLPQNESKHGGNLFETLYSDPARLRVFLHAMSGVSMGAAQAIARQFPWNEYGTFVDLGAAQGALPVQVARAHPHLTGGGFDLPVVAPIFDDYIAANGLQDRLRFYPGDFFADPIPSADVLVMGHILHDWNLEQKRALLAKCHAALPPGGCLIVYDAIIDDDRRHNAFGLLMSLNMLIETPGGFDYTGAQCCAWMKEAGFATARVEPLVGPDSMVIATK
- the dusA gene encoding tRNA dihydrouridine(20/20a) synthase DusA, which produces MSAVSKISPRRVSVAPMMDWTDRHCRSLHRLVSRHAWLYTEMVTTGALLYGDVARHLAFTPAEAPVALQLGGSEPHDLARSAKLGEQWGYDEINLNCGCPSERVQRGAFGACLMKEPQLVADCVKAMRDAVSIPVTVKHRIGVDAVEDYEFVRDFVGTVADAGCEVFIVHARNAILKGLSPKANREIPPLKYEYAYRLKRDFPHLEISINGGIKTLDEVEEHLKHVDGVMLGREAYHNPYVLAGVDTRFYGADTPIPTREDIEAKLIDYARAELARGTYLGAVTRHALGLYRGVAGARGWRRVLSDSRQLAKGDLTIFDEARSHLREAVEAIES
- a CDS encoding DUF5594 family protein — protein: MNREQALRFEADFVPRIVERVVQMVGSGVRVEILSYESPRVPTRLHVSAARAPRTDDDSPRGYPHPLNVFLTWDDEEIERLLNPGGEARFLRYLDAIGVKLDAWQGAREVDLATRSQAEASVLFGGLDFEA
- a CDS encoding putative quinol monooxygenase; translated protein: MSDIISFVVRLPSKPEHREELETRLLDVLERMSDEPDFINTYVHRAADDPDTLVLYETWACPAEYFRANHLSRPYRQAYEAELPRMLARERSIDFLEPMRSYEKTRA
- a CDS encoding SDR family oxidoreductase, coding for MNRFEGKTVLVTGGNSGIGLATAQAFAAEGARVVITGRDEASLAAARETLGANAIAIRNVTGTVAAARELAQRLADEHVRLDAVFVNAGIATFAPFTDIDEKAWDETFAINVKGPYFQIQSLAPLLNQGASIVLNGSINAHIGMPMSSVYAASKAALVSLAKTLSAELLPRGARVNVVSPGPIATPLHEKLGLVDDAAAQLQSQIPLGRFGKSSEVAATVLHLAAQESGFIVGTEIVIDGGMSQL